One region of Mesobacillus boroniphilus genomic DNA includes:
- the pdhA gene encoding pyruvate dehydrogenase (acetyl-transferring) E1 component subunit alpha, protein MEKDFPIFQVMDQNGNIVSEEHKNLVTEERVKKFYSEMVRIRTLDRKSISLQRQGRIGTYAPFEGQEASQVGTALALEGEDWMFPTYRDHGAAMVFGHSLRNILLFWNGRNEGCVPPDGKKIFPPAIPIATQIPHAAGAAFAEKQKGTKNAAICYFGDGATSEGDFHEGLNFASVFKSPVVYFCQNNQFAISVPISKQMNSATIAQKALAYDIPGVRIDGNDIFAVFAETEKALKRARNGEGPTLIEAMTWRYGSHTTADDASKYRDQGESALKRLETDPLLRLERWLKNEGLYDEAWVKEIEEQAAAEIDAAVQEMEKFPKADPAVIFDYVFEKPTWTIEKQKREYLELIGGEV, encoded by the coding sequence ATGGAAAAGGACTTTCCGATTTTTCAAGTGATGGACCAAAATGGAAACATTGTGTCTGAGGAACATAAGAATTTGGTGACCGAAGAGAGAGTGAAGAAGTTTTATTCGGAAATGGTAAGGATCCGGACGCTGGACAGGAAATCTATCAGTCTCCAGCGGCAAGGGCGTATCGGGACGTATGCTCCATTTGAAGGGCAGGAGGCTTCCCAGGTTGGAACAGCCCTTGCGCTCGAAGGTGAAGACTGGATGTTCCCGACGTACCGCGATCACGGTGCTGCAATGGTGTTCGGCCACTCCCTGAGGAATATTTTACTGTTCTGGAACGGACGAAATGAAGGATGTGTCCCGCCGGATGGTAAAAAAATCTTCCCGCCAGCCATCCCGATTGCAACCCAGATTCCACACGCTGCGGGTGCAGCTTTTGCTGAAAAGCAAAAAGGAACAAAGAATGCGGCCATTTGTTATTTCGGTGATGGTGCGACCTCGGAAGGAGATTTTCATGAGGGCTTGAATTTTGCCAGCGTCTTCAAATCCCCGGTCGTATATTTTTGCCAGAATAATCAATTCGCAATTTCAGTACCAATCAGCAAACAGATGAATTCCGCAACAATTGCACAAAAAGCTCTTGCGTATGATATTCCGGGTGTGAGAATTGATGGCAACGATATTTTTGCCGTTTTTGCTGAAACGGAAAAGGCGCTTAAACGTGCCCGCAATGGCGAAGGCCCGACTCTGATTGAAGCGATGACCTGGCGGTATGGATCACATACAACTGCTGATGACGCTTCAAAATATCGTGACCAGGGTGAAAGTGCGCTTAAGCGATTGGAAACAGACCCTTTGCTAAGGCTGGAACGCTGGCTGAAAAACGAAGGGCTTTATGATGAAGCATGGGTGAAGGAAATAGAAGAGCAAGCAGCTGCTGAAATTGATGCAGCTGTACAGGAAATGGAAAAATTCCCTAAAGCTGATCCGGCAGTGATCTTTGATTACGTTTTCGAAAAGCCTACATGGACAATCGAGAAGCAAAAGCGGGAATACCTTGAGCTGATCGGAGGTGAAGTGTGA
- a CDS encoding alpha-ketoacid dehydrogenase subunit beta — MKTAVQTKTLTLVQAITDGLDTMLSESKEVILLGEDIGKNGGVFRATDGLQEKYGEDRVIDTPLSEAGFVGAAIGMAVNGFRPVVEIQFLGFIYPAYEQIMTHASRLRMRTLGHYTVPMVIRAPYGAGVRAPEIHCDSTESLFTHMPGMKVVCPSNAYDAKGLMIAAIEDPDPVLFLEPMRSYRSSRGEVPEGKYTVEIGKGKKLTEGDDVTVIAWGAMVPVAMKAAEDMKQKGINCEVLDLRTLYPIDKDLVIESVQKTGRTVIVHEAHATGGTGSDLISLINDEAFLYQKAPAERVTGYDTPVPYFGFEDHYLPTPKRVAAAIEKVMKF; from the coding sequence ATGAAAACGGCAGTACAGACAAAGACTTTGACGCTCGTCCAGGCTATTACCGATGGACTCGATACGATGCTCAGTGAAAGCAAGGAAGTCATCCTCCTTGGTGAAGATATCGGAAAAAATGGCGGGGTATTCCGCGCAACTGATGGTCTTCAGGAGAAATATGGGGAGGACCGTGTGATAGACACTCCTTTAAGTGAAGCAGGTTTTGTAGGTGCAGCGATCGGCATGGCAGTGAACGGATTCCGGCCAGTTGTGGAAATCCAGTTCCTGGGCTTCATTTATCCTGCCTATGAACAAATCATGACACACGCCTCAAGACTTCGGATGAGGACGTTGGGGCACTATACCGTACCTATGGTAATCCGCGCTCCTTATGGCGCCGGTGTACGCGCACCTGAAATCCATTGTGACAGTACGGAATCACTTTTTACCCATATGCCAGGAATGAAGGTAGTCTGTCCTTCAAATGCCTATGACGCAAAAGGCCTGATGATCGCTGCTATTGAAGATCCCGATCCTGTCCTTTTTTTAGAGCCAATGAGAAGTTATCGTTCCTCACGCGGTGAGGTTCCGGAAGGGAAGTATACAGTTGAAATTGGAAAAGGAAAGAAATTGACCGAAGGTGACGATGTGACGGTCATTGCCTGGGGTGCGATGGTTCCGGTAGCCATGAAGGCTGCAGAAGATATGAAGCAGAAGGGTATTAATTGTGAGGTTCTTGATTTGCGGACACTGTATCCGATTGACAAAGACCTCGTCATTGAGTCAGTCCAGAAAACCGGACGGACGGTGATTGTCCATGAAGCCCATGCAACGGGAGGTACTGGCAGTGATTTGATATCCCTGATCAATGATGAAGCATTCCTTTACCAAAAGGCTCCGGCTGAAAGAGTTACAGGCTATGACACGCCTGTGCCGTATTTTGGATTTGAAGATCATTATCTGCCGACCCCGAAAAGAGTCGCAGCTGCAATTGAGAAAGTAATGAAGTTTTAG
- a CDS encoding dihydrolipoamide acetyltransferase family protein, with protein MVEVKLHDIGEGMTEADINCYLVKPGDFVKADDPLVEVQTDKMTAEIPAPRSGVIKELLLTPGQTVKVGTTLLIMEDSSGGSKTVELQKVAEAVNSEAPQADAAVVVLDRPAEVKVPVGVSARLGRILASPYTRKVARENAVNIMEVKGTGPAGRITEEDILAFVKLRDHGGASTSEAGSEQQVPNISKYASEQEVPNVSQRASESKAPNVSEVGSEVKTAAGHETVGKSQDILPFRGRRKQIAKKMVQSIYTIPHCTHFEEIDVSELIALREEIKASGNSISATAFFIKALSIGLKEFPVFNAKLDEENESIQLLREHHIGIAVDTPEGLIVPVIRNVEQKNLKQIHDEMKRLTKLALDDKLTVQDISGGTFTISNVGPLGGSIGATPIIQHPQTALVSFHKTKKRPVATDQDEIVIRSIMNLSMAFDHRVADGATAVAFTNRFAQLIENPKLMLLELM; from the coding sequence ATGGTTGAAGTAAAGCTCCACGACATTGGGGAAGGCATGACCGAAGCGGACATCAATTGTTACCTGGTGAAGCCAGGGGATTTCGTCAAGGCTGATGATCCATTGGTAGAAGTCCAGACAGACAAGATGACCGCAGAGATTCCCGCTCCCCGTTCAGGTGTAATAAAAGAATTGCTGTTAACCCCGGGGCAAACTGTAAAGGTAGGAACCACTTTGCTCATCATGGAGGATAGTTCCGGAGGAAGTAAAACTGTTGAGCTTCAGAAGGTGGCTGAAGCTGTAAATTCAGAAGCACCACAAGCGGATGCTGCAGTAGTTGTATTGGACAGACCTGCTGAAGTCAAGGTACCTGTAGGTGTTAGTGCGCGACTGGGGCGAATCCTCGCTTCTCCTTATACAAGGAAAGTTGCCCGGGAAAATGCCGTCAACATTATGGAAGTCAAAGGAACTGGACCAGCAGGCCGGATTACCGAAGAAGATATATTGGCCTTTGTTAAATTAAGAGATCATGGGGGTGCGAGCACTTCGGAAGCAGGCTCTGAACAGCAGGTTCCGAACATTTCGAAATATGCTTCCGAACAAGAGGTTCCGAACGTTTCGCAACGTGCTTCCGAATCGAAGGCTCCGAACGTTTCGGAAGTGGGTTCCGAAGTAAAGACTGCGGCTGGACATGAAACAGTGGGCAAATCTCAGGATATATTGCCATTTCGCGGCCGCCGCAAGCAGATTGCTAAAAAGATGGTCCAATCCATATATACCATCCCTCATTGTACTCACTTTGAGGAAATTGATGTTAGCGAATTGATTGCTTTGCGAGAAGAGATCAAGGCTTCCGGAAACTCTATTTCTGCGACTGCCTTCTTCATCAAAGCTCTTTCGATTGGGTTAAAAGAATTCCCGGTCTTCAATGCAAAGCTTGATGAAGAAAATGAAAGCATCCAGCTGTTACGTGAGCATCATATTGGAATTGCCGTGGACACTCCAGAGGGACTGATCGTGCCGGTGATCAGAAATGTTGAACAGAAGAACTTAAAGCAAATCCATGATGAAATGAAGCGTCTGACAAAGCTTGCCCTTGATGACAAGCTTACGGTCCAGGATATATCGGGCGGTACATTCACTATTAGCAATGTCGGTCCGTTGGGCGGCAGTATTGGAGCAACACCAATCATCCAGCACCCGCAGACAGCGCTCGTTTCCTTCCATAAAACAAAGAAACGTCCAGTTGCTACGGATCAAGATGAAATTGTCATCCGGTCCATCATGAATCTTTCAATGGCGTTTGACCATAGAGTTGCAGATGGGGCTACTGCAGTTGCTTTTACAAACCGTTTCGCACAGCTGATAGAGAATCCAAAATTGATGCTGTTGGAATTGATGTAA
- the hppD gene encoding 4-hydroxyphenylpyruvate dioxygenase gives MQEKVMVSGQTTEDFFPVQDVDYLELYVGNAKQASHFFQTAFGFKVVAYSGLETGNRETTSYVLQQRKIRLVVTGTYNDSSRVAQFVKTHGDGVKDIALAVDDVEKAYEGAVKRGAIEIQPPHEVSDENGTLKKAVIGTYGDTIHTLVERKNYKGLFMPGFVELETTVPVNDAGFIGIDHVVGNVERMEEWVNYYANVMGFKEMKHFTDKDIVTEYSALMSKVMHNGGRIKFPINEPAEGKRKSQIQEYLEFYNGPGVQHLAILTEDICSTVAQLRENGVEFLSTPDSYYEMLSDRVGEIDEEIDKLKELSILVDRDDEGYLLQIFTKPIVDRPTLFIEIIQRKGARGFGEGNFKALFESIEREQERRGNL, from the coding sequence ATGCAAGAGAAAGTTATGGTATCTGGCCAAACGACTGAGGATTTTTTTCCGGTTCAAGATGTTGACTATTTAGAGCTTTACGTAGGGAACGCTAAACAGGCTTCTCACTTTTTCCAGACTGCTTTTGGCTTTAAGGTAGTAGCATATTCGGGTCTTGAAACAGGGAACCGTGAAACTACATCCTATGTGCTTCAGCAGCGTAAAATCCGACTTGTTGTGACTGGAACATACAACGATTCTTCTCGTGTAGCCCAGTTTGTCAAGACTCACGGCGATGGCGTCAAGGATATCGCGCTGGCAGTCGATGATGTCGAGAAGGCATACGAGGGAGCGGTCAAGCGAGGCGCAATCGAAATCCAGCCGCCGCATGAGGTTTCTGATGAGAATGGTACCTTAAAGAAGGCCGTCATCGGTACATATGGAGATACAATCCATACACTGGTTGAAAGAAAAAATTATAAAGGCCTTTTCATGCCAGGCTTTGTTGAGCTCGAAACGACTGTTCCTGTGAATGACGCAGGTTTCATTGGCATCGACCATGTTGTCGGCAATGTTGAGAGAATGGAAGAGTGGGTTAATTATTATGCGAATGTCATGGGCTTCAAGGAAATGAAGCACTTCACGGATAAGGATATCGTGACTGAGTATTCAGCGTTGATGTCTAAAGTGATGCACAATGGCGGCCGCATAAAGTTCCCAATAAATGAGCCGGCAGAAGGAAAGCGCAAGTCACAGATCCAGGAATATCTTGAATTCTACAACGGACCAGGCGTACAGCACCTTGCGATTTTAACAGAGGATATTTGCAGCACAGTAGCACAACTTCGTGAAAATGGAGTGGAATTCCTGAGCACACCGGATTCATACTATGAAATGCTATCAGACCGTGTTGGCGAAATTGACGAAGAAATCGATAAATTAAAAGAGCTTAGCATTCTAGTAGACCGTGACGATGAAGGTTATCTGCTGCAAATCTTCACGAAGCCAATCGTAGACCGCCCGACGCTATTCATCGAAATCATCCAGCGAAAAGGCGCAAGAGGTTTTGGTGAAGGAAACTTCAAGGCTCTATTCGAATCAATCGAGCGTGAACAGGAAAGACGCGGCAACCTTTAA
- the hisC gene encoding histidinol-phosphate transaminase — translation MNIKARAELEGITPYALGQTIEEIKEKYGIKTVRKLSDNENVYGTSPGVRDAIMKASANLPFYPDGMTSGIVERLSSHYELDEKQFLVSNGSEEIIRLLTRAYIDKNDEAVMAEVTFPRYKTNVLIEGGRAITVPMVEGRHDLKKMQEAINEKTKMVFVCNPNNPTGTIVAKQELLSFIDHVPSNVLIIMDEAYFEYADSEEYIDTMSLLEQYKNIVILRTFSKIYGLASLRVGYGIMHEAIAKELHKVRDVFNVNQLAQAAAVAALEDQAFVNDCAAKNSAEREFLSSKFKELEIDSFPSQSNFLYAFTNRPVIQKLTENGVLVRQMQLSGYKEAFRITLGTREDHQFILQIVSQLFHERAV, via the coding sequence ATGAATATAAAAGCAAGAGCGGAACTTGAAGGAATCACACCATATGCCCTCGGCCAGACAATTGAGGAAATCAAGGAAAAGTATGGGATCAAAACAGTAAGGAAACTTTCGGATAACGAAAATGTATACGGCACTTCACCAGGGGTCAGAGATGCGATCATGAAGGCATCTGCCAATCTCCCATTCTATCCGGACGGAATGACCTCAGGAATCGTTGAGAGGTTGTCCTCGCATTATGAATTGGACGAGAAGCAATTTCTTGTTTCGAACGGTTCAGAGGAAATCATTCGCCTGTTGACAAGGGCGTACATTGATAAAAATGATGAAGCGGTTATGGCTGAGGTAACTTTCCCTCGCTATAAAACAAATGTGCTGATCGAGGGGGGCAGAGCTATCACTGTGCCGATGGTTGAAGGAAGGCATGATCTCAAAAAAATGCAGGAAGCAATCAACGAAAAAACGAAAATGGTATTCGTGTGCAATCCGAACAATCCAACCGGGACGATTGTCGCCAAACAAGAACTGCTTTCGTTTATCGACCATGTGCCTTCGAATGTGCTGATCATCATGGATGAAGCTTATTTTGAGTATGCAGATTCTGAGGAATACATTGATACGATGTCGTTGCTTGAGCAATACAAGAACATTGTTATCCTCAGGACTTTTTCAAAAATATATGGGCTTGCCAGCCTGCGTGTTGGCTATGGCATCATGCATGAGGCCATTGCCAAGGAGTTACACAAAGTCAGGGATGTGTTCAACGTGAACCAGCTTGCACAGGCGGCAGCGGTGGCTGCGCTGGAAGACCAGGCTTTTGTGAATGACTGTGCAGCAAAAAATAGTGCGGAGAGGGAATTTCTGAGTTCAAAATTCAAAGAATTGGAGATTGATAGTTTCCCATCGCAATCCAACTTTTTGTATGCTTTCACGAACAGACCGGTTATCCAGAAGCTGACGGAAAATGGTGTGCTTGTCAGACAGATGCAGCTTTCGGGCTACAAGGAAGCGTTCCGGATCACATTAGGAACGCGTGAAGACCATCAATTCATTTTACAAATCGTCAGTCAGCTTTTTCATGAAAGGGCGGTGTAA
- a CDS encoding flavin reductase family protein, whose product MEIKTESLEWRDAYKLLQGSVLPRPIAFVSSQDENGNANLAPFSFFTVISANPMMVCFSPMRRGTDGAKKDTLKNIESTKEFVINIVSEEFVQQMNDCATEFASDVDEFEASGLNKVDSVSVKPSRVKESKVHLECVLDQVLHFGGEEAGAGSLVIGKVVHVHVEDDLYENGRINSEKLNPVGRLAGATYTLPLAKTFELQRK is encoded by the coding sequence TTGGAAATCAAAACAGAATCGCTTGAATGGAGAGACGCTTACAAGCTCTTGCAAGGCTCAGTCCTGCCGCGGCCAATCGCCTTTGTTTCCAGCCAGGATGAAAACGGGAACGCCAATTTGGCTCCATTCAGTTTCTTTACCGTTATCAGTGCGAATCCGATGATGGTGTGCTTTTCGCCAATGAGAAGAGGGACTGATGGCGCGAAAAAGGATACGCTGAAAAATATTGAAAGTACAAAGGAATTTGTCATCAATATTGTCAGTGAGGAGTTCGTCCAACAGATGAATGACTGCGCCACTGAATTTGCGTCAGATGTCGATGAATTTGAAGCTTCAGGCCTGAACAAAGTTGACAGTGTATCTGTTAAGCCGTCACGAGTCAAGGAGTCGAAGGTTCATCTTGAGTGTGTACTGGATCAAGTCCTGCACTTTGGCGGAGAAGAAGCTGGAGCCGGCAGCCTTGTCATTGGCAAGGTTGTTCATGTCCATGTTGAAGACGATTTGTATGAAAATGGCCGCATCAATTCGGAAAAGCTCAATCCGGTTGGCAGGCTGGCAGGAGCGACTTACACTCTGCCGCTGGCAAAAACCTTTGAGCTGCAAAGGAAATAG
- a CDS encoding fumarylacetoacetate hydrolase family protein, translating to MKFITFTKKDGTVSAGWINSSNMAVDMHEASNGTLPDNMLAFIENHEAFIEYIEKNKGLIETGNGSYPLNEVSMNAPLPNPKSVRDFYAFEQHVKTARENRGLEMIPEWYEFPVFYFTNHLAIKGPEEDIRRPQACEWMDYELEIACVIGKEGRNIKTADAEQHIFGFFIMNDWSARDLQRQEMKVGLGPAKGKDFATSFGPYLVTKDEVESLRVEKGYDLEMIARVNGRELSKGNMKDLYYSFGEMIERASAGTTLYPGEVIGSGTVGTGCILELGTDVHRWLEPGDEVELEITGLGVLKNKIIEE from the coding sequence ATGAAATTCATTACGTTTACAAAAAAGGACGGAACAGTGAGTGCTGGCTGGATTAACTCCAGTAATATGGCGGTCGATATGCATGAAGCCTCGAACGGGACATTGCCTGACAATATGTTGGCATTCATCGAAAACCACGAAGCATTCATAGAGTATATCGAAAAGAATAAAGGTTTGATAGAGACAGGTAATGGTTCCTATCCTTTAAATGAAGTCAGCATGAACGCGCCATTGCCAAATCCGAAGAGTGTCCGTGATTTTTACGCATTTGAGCAGCATGTAAAAACGGCACGTGAAAACCGAGGACTTGAAATGATACCTGAATGGTATGAGTTCCCAGTGTTCTACTTCACCAACCATCTTGCCATCAAGGGTCCTGAAGAAGACATCAGGCGGCCACAGGCTTGTGAGTGGATGGATTATGAACTGGAAATTGCCTGTGTCATCGGCAAGGAAGGACGTAATATCAAGACGGCGGATGCCGAACAGCATATTTTCGGCTTTTTTATCATGAATGACTGGAGTGCGCGCGACCTTCAGAGGCAGGAAATGAAGGTCGGACTTGGTCCGGCGAAGGGCAAGGATTTCGCGACTTCATTCGGCCCGTACCTGGTCACTAAAGATGAGGTGGAATCCCTCAGAGTGGAGAAAGGCTATGACCTTGAAATGATTGCCCGTGTAAACGGCAGGGAGCTTTCGAAGGGGAATATGAAGGATCTTTATTACTCATTCGGAGAAATGATCGAACGGGCATCAGCGGGTACGACACTGTATCCGGGTGAAGTCATCGGCTCAGGAACAGTCGGAACAGGCTGCATCCTCGAGCTTGGTACAGATGTCCATCGCTGGCTTGAGCCTGGCGACGAAGTGGAACTTGAGATTACGGGGCTCGGCGTCCTGAAAAATAAAATTATAGAAGAGTAG
- a CDS encoding homogentisate 1,2-dioxygenase translates to MYYRQLGEIPKKRHTIFKKEDGSLFREQVMGTKGFSGTQSILYHHHMPTEVVKSELIGSYLPEYEEQDSLNHRHFLTDQITKTGDALSGRDYILGNDDLLIGFANITEPMKQFYRNGDGDEMFFFHHGSGKVETMFGTLTYRPGDYVVIPIGTIYRVVPDDSEMTKALIVESFSQITTPRRYRNEYGQLLEHSPFCERDIRGPESLETFSEKGEHEVITKTRGHLHRHVLNHHPLDVVGWDGYLYPWAFNIEDFEPITGRIHQPPPVHQTFEGHNYVVCSFVPRLYDYHPEAIPAPYYHSNVNSDELLYYVEGNFMSRKGIKEGSITLHPSGIPHGPHPGKTEASIGKKETLELAVMIDTFRPLKTVKKAKDIEDNQYMYTWIEK, encoded by the coding sequence ATGTATTACCGCCAGCTGGGAGAAATCCCGAAGAAACGCCATACAATTTTTAAAAAGGAAGATGGTTCGCTCTTCCGTGAGCAGGTGATGGGAACGAAGGGCTTTTCAGGCACACAGTCGATTCTATATCACCATCATATGCCGACGGAAGTCGTGAAAAGTGAATTGATCGGCAGCTATCTGCCTGAATATGAGGAACAGGACTCACTGAACCATAGACACTTCCTGACCGACCAGATTACGAAAACCGGTGATGCCTTAAGCGGAAGAGATTATATCCTTGGTAATGACGATCTTTTGATTGGATTTGCGAATATTACTGAACCGATGAAGCAATTTTACCGAAATGGTGATGGAGACGAGATGTTCTTTTTCCATCATGGCTCGGGCAAAGTGGAGACGATGTTTGGTACTTTGACTTACCGTCCTGGTGATTATGTCGTGATTCCGATCGGCACAATTTACAGGGTTGTGCCTGACGACTCTGAAATGACAAAGGCGTTGATTGTTGAATCGTTCAGCCAGATTACGACCCCGCGTCGTTATCGCAATGAATATGGACAGCTGCTCGAGCACAGCCCATTCTGTGAACGCGATATTCGCGGTCCCGAGTCTCTGGAAACCTTCTCTGAAAAAGGAGAGCACGAGGTCATCACGAAGACGCGCGGCCATCTACACCGCCATGTATTGAACCATCACCCGCTCGATGTTGTTGGCTGGGATGGCTATCTGTACCCATGGGCCTTCAATATCGAAGACTTTGAGCCAATCACGGGCCGGATCCATCAGCCGCCGCCAGTGCATCAGACGTTCGAAGGCCATAATTATGTAGTGTGTTCCTTCGTGCCAAGGCTTTACGATTACCATCCTGAAGCGATTCCGGCACCATATTACCATAGCAACGTTAACAGTGACGAACTGCTGTATTATGTGGAAGGCAATTTCATGAGCCGCAAAGGAATCAAGGAAGGTTCGATTACATTGCATCCAAGCGGAATCCCGCACGGACCACATCCAGGCAAAACAGAAGCAAGCATTGGCAAAAAAGAAACACTTGAGCTTGCAGTCATGATCGATACATTCCGACCGCTGAAGACGGTGAAGAAAGCCAAGGATATCGAAGACAATCAGTATATGTATACATGGATTGAGAAATAA
- a CDS encoding ribonuclease J, whose product MYVVQYEDDIFVIDCGGKFPDESLLGIDLIIPEMTYLEENREKIRGLIVTHGHEDHIGGVPYFFKKLNAPVYATDFTLGLIELKLSEHKLLRGTELNKINSDSELDFGKIKVSFFKVSHSIPDCLGIVLHTPEGAVVHTGDFKFDLTPANDEQSEIHKMARIGTEGVMALLSESTNAERTGLTPSERMVASHLEEAFMKAEGKIFVSTFASNVNRVQQVVEAAIKTDRKLALLGRSMVNVVDVAIERGYLNVPEGMLIQPNVVDQLDPHKVAILCTGSQGEPMAALSRLSTGNYRDVSIYPGDTVIMAASPIPGNEKDVSKIIDNLFKLGAKVIYGTGSTTGMHVSGHGYQEDLKLMLTLMKPKYFIPIHGEYRMLYHHRLLAESVGVEKGNTFIVKNGDIVDIENGEARQTRNIPAGDTYVDGVSVGDVGEIVLRDRKQLSEDGMLVIVLTLSKAERKIISGPDTISRGFVFVKNSEDLMRDVNNLVTKTVTELQEDNVHRWNVIKQGIKKAVGQHIFQKTRRRPMILPIIIEI is encoded by the coding sequence ATGTATGTTGTCCAGTATGAGGACGATATTTTTGTGATTGACTGTGGAGGGAAGTTTCCGGATGAGAGTTTGTTGGGGATTGATTTGATTATCCCGGAAATGACTTACCTTGAAGAAAATAGAGAAAAAATCAGAGGGTTGATTGTGACCCATGGACACGAGGACCATATTGGCGGTGTCCCATATTTCTTCAAAAAGCTAAATGCGCCAGTTTATGCGACAGATTTTACTCTTGGTTTAATTGAATTGAAACTAAGTGAGCACAAGCTCCTTAGAGGGACTGAGCTAAACAAAATCAATTCAGATTCAGAATTGGATTTTGGCAAGATCAAGGTTTCTTTTTTCAAAGTAAGTCACAGCATCCCGGATTGTCTTGGAATTGTACTCCATACTCCTGAGGGGGCTGTCGTCCATACTGGAGACTTCAAATTCGACCTAACACCTGCAAATGACGAGCAATCAGAAATCCATAAGATGGCTAGGATCGGTACTGAAGGGGTCATGGCCCTATTATCGGAGAGCACGAATGCTGAGCGTACTGGCTTGACACCATCAGAGCGAATGGTAGCAAGTCATCTTGAAGAAGCCTTCATGAAAGCGGAAGGGAAAATTTTTGTTTCAACATTTGCCTCTAACGTCAACCGGGTTCAGCAGGTTGTCGAGGCAGCAATCAAAACGGACAGGAAGCTTGCATTACTTGGCAGGAGTATGGTGAACGTAGTAGACGTGGCTATAGAACGAGGTTATTTGAATGTTCCCGAAGGAATGTTGATACAACCAAATGTTGTTGACCAACTGGATCCTCACAAAGTTGCTATTCTTTGTACTGGCAGCCAGGGAGAGCCAATGGCCGCGCTTTCCCGCCTCTCAACAGGAAATTATCGAGATGTTTCGATTTATCCTGGAGATACAGTCATCATGGCAGCTTCCCCGATTCCAGGGAATGAAAAAGATGTTTCCAAGATTATCGATAATTTGTTTAAGCTTGGCGCGAAAGTTATATACGGCACTGGCAGCACAACTGGCATGCATGTTTCCGGCCATGGTTACCAGGAAGACCTCAAGCTGATGCTGACCTTGATGAAGCCTAAGTATTTCATCCCGATTCACGGGGAATACAGGATGCTGTATCACCACCGCTTGCTTGCGGAATCTGTTGGTGTAGAAAAAGGAAATACATTCATCGTTAAAAATGGTGATATTGTTGACATTGAAAATGGTGAAGCACGTCAGACACGAAATATTCCAGCAGGTGATACGTATGTAGATGGCGTAAGTGTCGGGGATGTCGGCGAAATCGTCCTTAGGGACAGAAAGCAGCTATCCGAGGATGGAATGCTAGTCATTGTCCTGACATTAAGCAAAGCCGAACGAAAAATCATTTCCGGACCGGATACTATTTCACGGGGGTTTGTTTTTGTGAAAAACTCCGAGGACCTGATGAGAGATGTAAACAATCTTGTTACGAAAACAGTGACCGAACTTCAAGAAGACAATGTACATCGCTGGAATGTCATAAAGCAGGGAATCAAAAAAGCAGTTGGTCAGCACATCTTCCAAAAGACAAGAAGAAGGCCGATGATCTTACCGATTATTATTGAGATTTAA
- a CDS encoding SRPBCC family protein has product MEAKNMDTQREIRKTIVLNAPIEKVWKAVSTSEGIEAWWMPNTFEAELGKEFILHAGPFGDSPCKVTELDPPNRLGFDWGKDWHLVFELIELDGSTEFTLIHSGWDPEKVTEFGQPHTIIQGIMDKGWDKIVNEALPSYIEG; this is encoded by the coding sequence ATGGAGGCTAAAAACATGGATACACAAAGAGAAATCCGAAAAACAATCGTCTTAAATGCGCCAATTGAAAAAGTATGGAAAGCAGTCTCAACATCAGAAGGTATCGAAGCCTGGTGGATGCCAAATACCTTTGAAGCCGAACTTGGCAAGGAGTTCATTCTACACGCAGGCCCATTTGGTGACTCACCATGCAAAGTTACAGAATTGGACCCGCCGAATCGTCTTGGCTTTGATTGGGGGAAGGATTGGCACCTTGTATTTGAATTAATAGAGCTGGATGGCAGCACTGAGTTCACTTTAATACACTCTGGATGGGATCCTGAAAAGGTCACTGAATTTGGACAGCCTCATACTATTATCCAGGGAATCATGGATAAAGGATGGGATAAAATCGTTAACGAAGCACTGCCATCCTATATCGAGGGTTAA